The DNA window CTGTCCAATTGATAATCATTGGGTTCTAAAACCATTGTTCCGTCTCGATCTATAAAAAGTATTTTTTTCATTATATAACTATATTTTTTTATTTGTTTGTGCGTTGAATAAAATTAAATTTATTTCTTTTTATATAATCCAACTGGATAATCTTTTATAAAATCCCAATCAACATCAATTTGTATATGTAATTCTAATTTTTTATCGGAATATTTCGCTTTCAAATCATCAAATATTTTCAAAAAGAAATCAGAGTCTTCTCCAAAAAACCAATAATTTCTTGCTCCTCCATAAGTTTCAACAAGAAAAATAATACCATTGCTTTCAGATTGAAGTAAGTTTACAATTTCATTATCAAAATCAGAAAGAGATTTGTTATATTCAGATGTTGGTAAACCATTGTCCTTAACACTATCAAAAGTATGTTCTATATTAATTAATTTTGGATACTTTGATTGATATTTCCAAATATCTTCGTACTTCGGAAGTCTTAAGTATAGAGGAAGTCCTTCATATTCAATTTTAGATGTTAACCATTCCATTTTTTCTGCCGGTTTATTTTGTGCGATCGATATCATTGTAAATATCAAAAACATTAAAGCAAATATTTTTCTGACTTTATTATTCATTTCGTTTTTAGAGTTTATCCATTATATGGTTAATAAAACCTCCATCAACTTCTTATTTTCTTCCTCCGTTCCAATAGTCAAACGCAAAGTGTTTTCACATAAAGGCTGTGTAGTTCGGTTTCGAATAACAATTCCTTTGGCTATCAATTCGTCGTATCTTTTATTGGCATTATCTACTTTTATCAAGATAAAATTGGCTTCAGTCGGATAGATTTTTTCAACAAATATTACATCAACTAGTACTTTAAGTAATACTTCTCTTTGCGCAATAATAGAAGCTATTTCAGATTTAATCTTTTCAGGATCACTCAATCTTTCCAAAGCTCTTAATTGTGTCAATTCATTTACATTATACGGTGGTTTGATTTTGTTTAAAACTGAAATCACCGCAGGAGAACCATAACAAATTCCCAATCGGATTCCTGCCAATCCATACGCTTTAGAAAGGGTTTGCGTAATCACCAAGTTGGGATAATCTTCAATTTTAGCCAACCAACTTTCTTTGTCTGAAAAGTCAATGTAAGCTTCGTCAATTACTACCAAACCTTTAAAATTTTGAAGCAATTTCAACACACTTTCATCCGAAAAAGAATTCGCTGTTGGGTTATTTGGTGAACACAAAAAGATGATTTTGGTATTTTCATCAACAGTATCTAATATCTTTTCGACTTGTGGTTGAAAATCAGTCGAAAGTAGCACCTCCTTGTTTTCGATGTTATTCAAGTTAGCCAAAACACCGTACATTCCGTAAGTTGGCGGCAAAGTGATTACGTTATCAATTTTTGGCTCACAAAAAGCTCTGAAAATCAAATCTAGCACTTCATCGCTTCCGTTACCCAATAAAATTTGATTTTTGGTCACATTTTTAAGCTTCGCCAAAACCGATTTTACATTACTTTGTTGTGGATCAGGATAACGATTTACGCCATTTTGGAACGGATTTTCATTGGCATCCAAGAAAACCATATTGGCGGTGTCAAAATCCTCAAATTCGTCACGTGCCGAAGAATAAGGCTTCATCGACTTGACGTTTTCACGGACTAAATTATTTATGTTGAAATCTTTCATTTTTCTAATTATAATTTTATAAACTTGATTTTCTCCATTTGTACAACATTGCTCGTTTACGATTGTCAATATCGTTAATTCTAAACCCCGTTATATCTTCAATTCTATAAATTACTAATCCTTCATCTTCACCAAGTTTTCCAACGCAATGAAAGATAAAATCAGTTTCCGAAACTTCAATAATAAAACCTGAAAAATAACTGGAATTAATTTCCAAACTAGTTATTTTGTCTAAATTACCTTCTAATTGTTTTAGAAGTTCAAATTGCCAATCTTCACTTTCGATAAGCAAAATATTGGTTTCATCTTCTTTTTCCAATTCATTTGAATAATCTATCACACATTGCATTACTTTTTCGTATTCATCATTAAAATCTACACTTTGAATATCTGAAATTTGAGCAATAATAATCCCATCTTTTTTACCATATTTAGTGTAATGTTGAATTTTTACTAAATTTTCATTATAGTCAATTACATAACCACACCAAAATCCTTCATCGTCATTGTACTTCCACAATCCAATAAGCTCTTTGTTTAGTTTTGATCTTTCTAATATTTTATTAAATATACTCATCTAATTGATTTATTATATTGATTTAATACCTACAAGGTTTTAGAAACCTTGCAGGATTCTAATCGTAATGTAACTGCATTTTTATGAGCTTGCAATCCTTCGGCTGCTGCCATAATTTCAATCGCTTTACCAATGTTTTGAATCCCTTTTTCGGATATTTTTTGGAAAGTCATCGATTTCATAAAACTATCCAAATTCACGCCCGAATAATTCTTGGCGTAACCATTGGTTGGCAAAGTATGATTGGTTCCCGAAGCATAATCTCCGGCACTTTCCGGAGTATAATTCCCAATAAAAACCGATCCTGCATTACCAATATTATTTATATAGAAATCTTCGTCTTTTGTGCAAATAATAAAATGTTCCGGGCCATATTCGTCGATTAAATCCAAAGCAACTTTGTCATTTTCGACAAAAATCAATTTGGAGTTGGCAATGGCTTTTTCGGCGATGGCTTTTCGGGGTAAAACTTCCATTTGTGAATAAATTTCAAGTTCGACTGCGTCGATCAATTCTTTTGAAGTAGAAACCAAAATCACCTGACTGTCGGTTCCGTGTTCTGCCTGAGACAATAAATCGGAAGCTATGAAAGCTGGAACTGCAGAATCATCAGCGACAATCAACAATTCCGAAGGTCCTGCTGGCATATCTATAGCCACACCAAATCGAGTTGCCAATTGTTTGGCCACGGTCACGAACTGGTTTCCAGGTCCAAATATTTTATAGACTTTGGGTATCGACTGAGTGCCAAATGTCATTGCGGCAATGGCTTGAATTCCACCCACTTTCAATATTTTGGTCACACCGCATAAATTGGCGGCGTATAAAATGGCAGGATTGATGTTTCCGCTTTTGTCTGGTGGCGAACACAAAACAATTTCGTTGCAACCTGCGATATTTGCTGGAACAGCCAACATCAAAACGGTCGAAAACAAAGGTGCTGTTCCTCCGGGAATGTACAAACCAATTTTTTGAATGGGCCTTTTTTCTTGCCAACAATGCACACCTTCGGTCGTTTCTACTTCCACTTTTGCCGTTTTTTGAGCGGAATGAAATTTTTCGATGTTCGATTTCGCCAATTGTATGGCAGATTTCAATTCATCTGGAATAGTGGCAATGGCATGCTCCATTTCTGAGGCAGAAACTTCAATGTTTTGAAAAGCGACTCCGTCAAATAGTGAAGTATATTTGGCAACAGCCTCATCCCCTTTTTTTTGAACTTCCTTGAAAATTGCTGTAACAGTAACTTCAATATCATCAATGGTTTGAGTTGGTCTTTTTAGAATTTCCGACCAAGTTTCGGGTTTTGGATTGAATATTTTGTTCATTTTAGCCCCCTAGCCCCCAATGGGGGAATTGCTACAAGAGAGGTTGCTTGTATTTTTAATTCTCAATTTATTTTCTAACTCCCCTTTCGGGGATTGGCGGGCTAAAGCACCATTTTCTCAATTGGACAAACCAGAATTCCTTCGGCACCAGCCTCTTTTAATTGATCGATAACATCCCAAAAACTGTCTTTGTCGATTACGGAATGAACGCTGCTCCAGCCCTCTTCTGCCAATGGCATCACGGTAAGACTTTTTAAAACCGGTAAAATTTTACCAATGGCTTCAATTTTATCATTAGGAACGTTCATCAAAATGTATTTTGATTTTCGGGCTCTCAAAACCGATTCTATTCGGAATTGAAGTGTATCGATAATCGTTTGAACTTCTGGAGTTACTTTTGGCGACACAGCTAGTACTGCTTCGCTTTTGAAAATCACTTCTACCTCTTTCAGATTATTTTTGAACAAAGTACTTCCGCTGGAAACAATATCTACGATAGCATCGGCAAGACCTATGTTTGGAGCAATTTCGACCGAGCCCGAGATTTGGTGAATATCCACCGTCATTCCAAATTTTGCAAAATAATCGATAACCGTGTTCGGGTATGAAGTGGCAATACGCATTCCTTCTAAATCCTTGATAGAATTGTACTCAAATGTTTTAGGAACCGCTACAGAAACTTTACATTTCGAAAAACCTAATTTCTGGATTGCCTTAATATTCTTCCCTTTTTCGACTAAAAGGTTATCGCCTACAATGGCAACATCTACCACCCCATCAATTAAATATTGAGGAATATCGGAATTTCTAAGGTACAAAACTTCCAAAGGGAAGTTCGTGGCCTCGGCTTTGAGTTGGTCATTCCCGTTATTAATGGAAATGCCACAATCTTTTAGTATTTGGATGCTATCTTCGTTTAAGCGTCCTGATTTTTGAATGGCAATTTTTAAAGTACTCATTTGTTAGTTTGTTTTTGTTGTTTATAGTTTTGTTTGAGCACAACCGATTTAAAATAAAAAACCCGTTTGATATACTCAAACGGGTTTTTAAATATGATGATTACACGCATACCATTAACACATCGCTTGAGAGCAATACTGAAAATGATGGTGATGCAATTGATTTGATAACATAATTTTTTATTGAATAATTCTTTTATTCGATTGCAAATATAATAGAAAATCTAGTAACAATGCAATTTTTATTTTAACTTTACTTAATTAAATTGTTAAAACCACTTGTGGTACTTTGGATACGCACAAGTGGTTTTTGCATTCTGTTTTGAAAAACTATGCTTCTACAGCTTCTAAAGTTGGTCCAGCTGCCACTAAACGTTTTCCTTCTTCATTTCCTGTATACTGATCAAAGTATTTGATGTAACGACCTGCTAAATCTTTGGCTTTATCATCCCAATCTGCTTTGATGGTATAGGTATCTCTTGGATCTAGAATTCCTTCGCTCACGTTTGGTAAAGCGGTTGGGAATGTCAAATTCAAGAAAGGAATAGTTTTGGTTTCGGCATTATTGATGTCACCGTTGATGATCGCATCAATAATCGCTCTGGTATTTTTCAAAGAAATTCTTTTTCCAGTTCCATTCCATCCTGTATTCACTAGGTATGCACTAGCTTTATGCTCTTTCATTTTTCCAATTAATGTTTTAGAATACATCGTTGGGTGTAATGTAAGGAAGGCTTCACCAAATGCTGGAGAGAACGAAGGTTCTGGAGCAGTAATTCCTCTTTCGGTACCGGCTAATTTAGAAGTATATCCACATAAGAAGTGGTATGCCGCTTGATCATCAGTCAAGATAGAAACTGGAGGCAAAACCCCAAATGCATCAGCAGAAAGGTAAATGATTTTGCTAGCGTGTCCAGCTTTTGATGGCAATACAATTTTGCTAATATGGTGGATTGGGTAAGAAACTCTAGAATTTTCGGTGATTGAATGATCGTAATAATCAATTTCTCCATACTCATCAACGATAACATTTTCTAATAAAGCATCTCTTTTGATCGCTCTCCAAATGTCTGGTTCGTTTTGTTCGCTCAAGTCGATAACTTTTGCATAACATCCTCCTTCGTAGTTGAATACTCCATTGTCATCCCAACCGTGTTCGTCATCACCAATTAAATATCGTTTTGGATCGGCAGATAAAGTAGTTTTTCCAGTTCCAGAAAGACCAAAGAACACCGCTACATCACCTTTTGGTCCTACGTTAGCAGAACAGTGCATAGAAGCCATACCTTTCAATGGTAAGTAGTAGTTCATCATAGCGAACATCCCTTTTTTCATTTCGCCACCGTACCAAGTACCTCCAATAATTTGGATTTTTTCAGTAAGATTGAATAAAACGAAGTTTTCTGAATTTAAACCTTGTGCCTCCCAGTTTGGATTTTTTGCTTTAGATCCATTCATTACGATAAAGTCCGGTTTTCCAAAGTTTTCCAATTCATAAATCGAAGGTCTGATAAACATATTAGTCACAAAGTGAGCTTGCCAAGCAACTTCCATCACGAAACGAACTTTAAGTCTCGTATCTTCGTTTGTTCCGCAAAATGCATCTACAACATATAATTTTGGAGAAGTAGAAAGTTGCTCTAATGTAAGCGCTTTCAAATCATCCCAAACTTCTTTAGTCGTTGGGTAGTTCGGAGTGCTAATACCAGATTCTTTATCCCAACAAATTGTGTCTTTAGTTACATCGTCTTTTACAATATATCTATCTTTAGGAGAACGTCCTGTAAATATACCCGTTTTTACTGCAACACAACCTGTATCGGTCAAAGCTCCTTTTTCGAAACCTTTTCTTTTATGCGAAACTTCCGCTTGATACAATTCTTCGTAAGTTGGATTGTATGCTACTTCATGATACCCTGTAATCCCTAAATCATGTAATTCCTGAATAATTCTAATGTTTTTCATAATTCAATTTTTATTATTTGTTTTATTCTCTAAATTCTTTTCCAAAATTAAGAAATTATCATCGAATAAACCTGATAATTATCATATTTTTAAAATATCTACGAAAACGTTTTCTGTGTTTTCAGGGCTTCCCGGGGTTTTTTATGATAAATATCATATTTACTGTATTTATAATTTGTAACTTTGAAAAAGAAAAAACAAGGGATTTTTTTTACTACTTATTATGATAGAAACACCTCAAAAGTTAATCGAAGATAGAAAAGCGCAAACCGTTTTGAACTTGCTCACCGAAATTGGAGAAATGATGATTAACAGTGGGGCACATACTGCTAGAATAGTCCGGAATCTAGAGCGTATTGCCATTGGTCTTGGCTATAATTGTGAATTAGTATTGACTTATACCGGTATTGTGATATCGGTGTACAAGCAAAATAAGTTTAAAGCTCACACGCTAGCGAAGACCATCAAATCAAAAGGATTGAATTTTGAAACCATTTCAGAAATCAGTATTTTATCTTGGGATGTATTTGAAAATAAGATTTCAATAGACGAAATTAAATCGAAATTAAAACAAATCAAAGCTAGAAAAGTATATACAAATCTTCAATTATACACTTTGGTTCCCCTGGCCAGTGTTGCGCTTTGTATGTTATTTGATGGAGATGCTTTGCAGGCCTTAATTGTATATTTCTCTACTTTGTTTGGCTTTTTTGTCCGACGTAGCATGATGTTAAAACATTATAATCATAAAGTTGCTTTTTATATTGGAGCAACCATTTCAACACTATTTATTCATTTCATTGGGGTGTTTTGCGCTATACAAGTAAAGGAAGCATTGGTTGTTTCGATTTTGTATCTGATTCCTGGCGCTGTAATGATCAATTCCTTTATCGATTATTTAGAAGGATATTACGAGTCAGGTACTGCCCGAATCATTTATAGTTTAATGCTCATATTAATGGTGTCCTTTGGTTTCTTTACCTCGGCAATGATCTTCGATTTGCCGCAAGTCCAAACCTTAAATGTATTTGATTTTTCAGATTTACAAAAACAAATTCGACAACTATTTGAACCACAAGGCTTAGCAGTGGAGGTTGCAAAATTTATTTTCGGTGGAATAACCTCCTTAGGATTTGCTTTGATGTTCAATACCCCGAAACGTGCCCTGTGGACGGTTTTTATCCTAGGCGCCTTTGGGTATTTGTTTAAATTCTTATTGAATGCCGAATTTGATGTAAACCTTACTTTATCTATTTTTATTGCTTCTTGCTTTGTCGGAATTTCAGGAATGTATTTTGCCCATCGCGCCCACACTCCGCCAATAATTTTTATGATACCAGCCGTGATCAATATGATTCCTGGTTTATTGAGTTACGAATTTATGATGGGAATGATCGATTGGATTAGTGGCAAAAATGGGCAAAAACCAGCCGTTGAGGAAGTAATTCAAACTTTGTCCTACGGCATAGTAACCCTGTTTATTTTATTTGCTTTAGCCTTTGGGGTGGCTTTTCCTGTGGTTGTTTTCAAATCGTATTCTGTGAAAGGGAAAGATCTCAATGTATTGCTCAAAAAGTTATTTGTGAGAAATAACGAATAACTAGTATTTAGTTCACCAAGTATTTAATTTTAAATATATATATAATGTTCGAATGGTTTCACTTTTTATTTACTCCGACCGATGAGCCGGAGATGACACAATCCTTAATTGTTTTATTTTTGGCTATAAGTGTCGGTTTTTTTGTCGGTAAAATCAAACTAGGTAATGTATCCCTGGGAGTTTCTGCTGTGATGTTCGTAGGCCTATTTTTGGGGCATTTAGGATTCACAATGAATGTTGATTTGCTTCAATTTGTTCGTGAATTTGGCTTAATTCTTTTTGTGTACGGAATTGGTATTCAAGTCGGGCCCACTTTCTTTTCCTCCTTTAAAAAAGAAGGATTGGTTTTTAATGCTTTAGGCGTTGGTACTGTTTTTCTTGGTGGAATTATCACTTATTTAATCCACTTGCTGGCGAATATTAAAGTAGAAAACGCAGTCGGATTAATGTCTGGTTCTGTTACCAATACGCCTGGATTGGGAGCGGCCAAATCAACGCTAATCGAAATTCAAAAACAATTGAATCTACCTACGGATCATTTTTCAGATCCCGCAATTGCCTATGCTATTACCTATCCCGTTGGTGTGTTTGGTATTATCTTTCTAATTATTTTAGCTAAAAACGTATTGAAAATTGATCTTAAGAATGAAGTAAAATTACTAAAAGAAAAAAATAAAGACTCCGAAAATAAAATTGTCCGTCAGAAATGTAGAGTCACGAATCCGGATGTTTTCGGTAAAACAATCAAACAAGTTTTGAAAGAATTCAAAATTGAAGATGTAATTATTTCAAGACAAAAACATAGCGGAACAACTGTGGTCTACTCCCCTTCTCTAGATGCTGTAATCAACAGAAAGGACGTTTTAATGGTAGTCGCCAAACAAATAGATCTTGATAATTTCATTAATTGCGTTGGAAAAATTTCAACCGATTTATTTATTGAATCTGAAGAAGATGTAACTACAAAAATTATAAGTGTTACTCACAAAACGGCTGTACACAAAACTTTGGCACAATTGGATTTATACAACCAATATGACGTAAGAG is part of the Flavobacterium nackdongense genome and encodes:
- a CDS encoding DUF695 domain-containing protein, which produces MNNKVRKIFALMFLIFTMISIAQNKPAEKMEWLTSKIEYEGLPLYLRLPKYEDIWKYQSKYPKLINIEHTFDSVKDNGLPTSEYNKSLSDFDNEIVNLLQSESNGIIFLVETYGGARNYWFFGEDSDFFLKIFDDLKAKYSDKKLELHIQIDVDWDFIKDYPVGLYKKK
- the hisC gene encoding histidinol-phosphate transaminase; translated protein: MKDFNINNLVRENVKSMKPYSSARDEFEDFDTANMVFLDANENPFQNGVNRYPDPQQSNVKSVLAKLKNVTKNQILLGNGSDEVLDLIFRAFCEPKIDNVITLPPTYGMYGVLANLNNIENKEVLLSTDFQPQVEKILDTVDENTKIIFLCSPNNPTANSFSDESVLKLLQNFKGLVVIDEAYIDFSDKESWLAKIEDYPNLVITQTLSKAYGLAGIRLGICYGSPAVISVLNKIKPPYNVNELTQLRALERLSDPEKIKSEIASIIAQREVLLKVLVDVIFVEKIYPTEANFILIKVDNANKRYDELIAKGIVIRNRTTQPLCENTLRLTIGTEEENKKLMEVLLTI
- the hisD gene encoding histidinol dehydrogenase; amino-acid sequence: MNKIFNPKPETWSEILKRPTQTIDDIEVTVTAIFKEVQKKGDEAVAKYTSLFDGVAFQNIEVSASEMEHAIATIPDELKSAIQLAKSNIEKFHSAQKTAKVEVETTEGVHCWQEKRPIQKIGLYIPGGTAPLFSTVLMLAVPANIAGCNEIVLCSPPDKSGNINPAILYAANLCGVTKILKVGGIQAIAAMTFGTQSIPKVYKIFGPGNQFVTVAKQLATRFGVAIDMPAGPSELLIVADDSAVPAFIASDLLSQAEHGTDSQVILVSTSKELIDAVELEIYSQMEVLPRKAIAEKAIANSKLIFVENDKVALDLIDEYGPEHFIICTKDEDFYINNIGNAGSVFIGNYTPESAGDYASGTNHTLPTNGYAKNYSGVNLDSFMKSMTFQKISEKGIQNIGKAIEIMAAAEGLQAHKNAVTLRLESCKVSKTL
- the hisG gene encoding ATP phosphoribosyltransferase yields the protein MSTLKIAIQKSGRLNEDSIQILKDCGISINNGNDQLKAEATNFPLEVLYLRNSDIPQYLIDGVVDVAIVGDNLLVEKGKNIKAIQKLGFSKCKVSVAVPKTFEYNSIKDLEGMRIATSYPNTVIDYFAKFGMTVDIHQISGSVEIAPNIGLADAIVDIVSSGSTLFKNNLKEVEVIFKSEAVLAVSPKVTPEVQTIIDTLQFRIESVLRARKSKYILMNVPNDKIEAIGKILPVLKSLTVMPLAEEGWSSVHSVIDKDSFWDVIDQLKEAGAEGILVCPIEKMVL
- the pckA gene encoding phosphoenolpyruvate carboxykinase (ATP); amino-acid sequence: MKNIRIIQELHDLGITGYHEVAYNPTYEELYQAEVSHKRKGFEKGALTDTGCVAVKTGIFTGRSPKDRYIVKDDVTKDTICWDKESGISTPNYPTTKEVWDDLKALTLEQLSTSPKLYVVDAFCGTNEDTRLKVRFVMEVAWQAHFVTNMFIRPSIYELENFGKPDFIVMNGSKAKNPNWEAQGLNSENFVLFNLTEKIQIIGGTWYGGEMKKGMFAMMNYYLPLKGMASMHCSANVGPKGDVAVFFGLSGTGKTTLSADPKRYLIGDDEHGWDDNGVFNYEGGCYAKVIDLSEQNEPDIWRAIKRDALLENVIVDEYGEIDYYDHSITENSRVSYPIHHISKIVLPSKAGHASKIIYLSADAFGVLPPVSILTDDQAAYHFLCGYTSKLAGTERGITAPEPSFSPAFGEAFLTLHPTMYSKTLIGKMKEHKASAYLVNTGWNGTGKRISLKNTRAIIDAIINGDINNAETKTIPFLNLTFPTALPNVSEGILDPRDTYTIKADWDDKAKDLAGRYIKYFDQYTGNEEGKRLVAAGPTLEAVEA
- a CDS encoding threonine/serine exporter family protein; this encodes MIETPQKLIEDRKAQTVLNLLTEIGEMMINSGAHTARIVRNLERIAIGLGYNCELVLTYTGIVISVYKQNKFKAHTLAKTIKSKGLNFETISEISILSWDVFENKISIDEIKSKLKQIKARKVYTNLQLYTLVPLASVALCMLFDGDALQALIVYFSTLFGFFVRRSMMLKHYNHKVAFYIGATISTLFIHFIGVFCAIQVKEALVVSILYLIPGAVMINSFIDYLEGYYESGTARIIYSLMLILMVSFGFFTSAMIFDLPQVQTLNVFDFSDLQKQIRQLFEPQGLAVEVAKFIFGGITSLGFALMFNTPKRALWTVFILGAFGYLFKFLLNAEFDVNLTLSIFIASCFVGISGMYFAHRAHTPPIIFMIPAVINMIPGLLSYEFMMGMIDWISGKNGQKPAVEEVIQTLSYGIVTLFILFALAFGVAFPVVVFKSYSVKGKDLNVLLKKLFVRNNE
- a CDS encoding putative transporter; its protein translation is MFEWFHFLFTPTDEPEMTQSLIVLFLAISVGFFVGKIKLGNVSLGVSAVMFVGLFLGHLGFTMNVDLLQFVREFGLILFVYGIGIQVGPTFFSSFKKEGLVFNALGVGTVFLGGIITYLIHLLANIKVENAVGLMSGSVTNTPGLGAAKSTLIEIQKQLNLPTDHFSDPAIAYAITYPVGVFGIIFLIILAKNVLKIDLKNEVKLLKEKNKDSENKIVRQKCRVTNPDVFGKTIKQVLKEFKIEDVIISRQKHSGTTVVYSPSLDAVINRKDVLMVVAKQIDLDNFINCVGKISTDLFIESEEDVTTKIISVTHKTAVHKTLAQLDLYNQYDVRVTRVIRSGLELLAQPSLELFYGDTLMVVGNRQAIEEAEKIIGNSKKILLEPDFLSLFGGLIFGVIIGSIPFFIPSLPVPLKLGLAAGPLLAALFISRYGGVGVIHSYINNGAIHFMKDFGICMFFAAVGIKAGHGFYDSFIENNGWMWIYYGCFITFIPLTLLVLISRFVFKLNFYQMVGIMSGSYTDPAALAFSTKYLDSDIPNQSYATVYPLVTISRILVAQLLILLFAS